The Zerene cesonia ecotype Mississippi chromosome 19, Zerene_cesonia_1.1, whole genome shotgun sequence genome has a window encoding:
- the LOC119834668 gene encoding beta-1-syntrophin — translation MVENGGSSGGSESPNATCVRSGLLETLVRGVWYRVHCSLEDDYLSVCLDDGYDATTTLNGTLNNNNVETPNSDFTEVPEAIANQKRVVQVVKSDNNGLGISIKGGIENNMPILISKIFKGMAADLTEQLYVGDAILSVNGEDLKDATHEEAVKALKRAGKMVQLEVKYLREVTPYFRKASIISEVGWELQRGYMVEAPPSPPSPRRRRADTRYVPLLMACVAKNLRHHDPEERTIEIYSPDGVHALALRAACGNTAAGWHRALHAAARRACRAALARARPRLRPLMGDVRHAGWLARRPPSEHVGASAGSDESDEAEGWVPTFVAITDRELRLYEAAPWSAEAWCAPSECFGLAATRLAWWRRGGAGAAALGVRAGTVAGLVVRSLRADTPHDLAAVAGALVDGAHHAVRAQPEFTFRCRYRGACARLSLGAGGVCVWEAAGSLGRGGARALYRRPLHALRASADDDRAALWLHFADDTLELDMEGSPKPAVFILHNLLSARVHSLPGEAASQPL, via the exons ATGGTGGAAAACGGGGGATCTAGTGGTGGCAGTGAAAGTCCAAATGCAACCTGCGTACGATCGGGACTACTGGAAACCCTGGTTCGGGGTGTGTGGTATCGCGTCCACTGTTCCCTAGAGGACGACTATCTTAGCGTTTGTTTAGACGACGGATACGATGCAACTACTACTTTAAATGGTACTCTAAACAACAATAATGTTGAAACGCCCAACAGCGATTTCACAGAAGTCCCGGAGGCTATCGCTAACCAGAAGCGCGTGGTACAAGTAGTTAAATCTGACAACAATGGTCTTGGCATATCGATAAAAGGCGGTATAGAAAACAATATGcccattttaatatctaaaatatttaagggCATGGCAGCAGACCTAACTGAACAATTGTATGTTGGTGATGCAATATTATCTGTTAATGGGGAAGATTTGAAGGATGCAACCCATGAAGAAGCTGTGAAAGCTCTTAAAAGGGCTGGAAAAATGGTCCAGTTGGAAG taaaatatctGAGAGAAGTAACACCATACTTCCGGAAGGCCTCCATTATAAGTGAGGTCGGTTGGGAACTGCAGCGAGGGTACATGGTAGAGGCTCCACCTTCCCCGCCCTCGCCGCGACGACGCCGCGCCGACACAAGATATGTGCCGCTCTTAATGGCTTGTGTGGCAAAGAATCTACGACATCATGATCCAG AGGAGAGAACAATAGAGATCTACTCGCCGGACGGCGTGCACGCGCTGGCGTTGCGCGCGGCGTGCGGCAACACGGCGGCGGGGTGGCACCGCGCGCTGcacgcggcggcgcggcgcgcgtgCCGGGCCGCGCtggcgcgcgcgcgcccgcgCCTGCGCCCGCTCATGGGCGACGTGCGCCACGCGGGCTGGCTCGCCCGCCGCCCGCCCAGTGAACAT GTTGGCGCGTCTGCTGGTTCGGATGAATCGGACGAGGCCGAAGGCTGGGTACCGACCTTCGTTGCAATCACGGATCGGGAATTGAG ACTATACGAAGCAGCGCCCTGGTCGGCGGAGGCGTGGTGCGCGCCGAGCGAGTGCTTCGGCCTGGCCGCGACCCGGCTGGCGTGgtggcggcgcggcggcgcgggcgcggcggcgctgGGCGTGCGCGCCGGCACCGTGGCCGGCCTGGTCGTGCGCTCCCTGCGCGCCGACACGCCGCACGACCTGGCGGCGGTGGCGGGCGCGCTGGTCGACGGGGCGCACCACGCGGTGCGCGCGCAGCCCGAGTTCACTTTCC GGTGTCGGTACCGCGGCGCGTGCGCGCGGCTGTCGCTGGGCGCGGGCGGCGTGTGCGTGTGGGAGGCGGCGGGCTCGCTGGgccgcggcggcgcgcgcgcgctgTACCGCCGCCCGCTGCACGCGCTGCGCGCCTCCGCCGACGACGACCGCGCCGCGCTCTGGCTGCACTTCGCCGACGACACGCTG GAGCTGGACATGGAGGGCAGCCCGAAGCCGGCGGTGTTCATCCTGCACAACCTGCTGTCGGCGCGCGTGCACTCGCTGCCGGGCGAGGCGGCGTCGCAGCCGCTATAG
- the LOC119834255 gene encoding zinc finger protein 287-like: MEHVWVHKEYNKCSLCFQKFRDWWQTLAHRAVHEEDGKCCLICKKKKKSIASLEYHYRKVHSGDENIQLECNICFQRYGDPRKLRKHQLLSHSNKKYTCDYCQKIFSYRNSIKIHLKTHFKEKLVRCKQCDFACNTITSLKSHTLRKHTADKVFCNVCAKWLKDQKSLDTHKCRVQQLQICPVCGKEQKSLSRHMASHSTVAQYKCDKCPAAYKNKGSLREHLDKHAGIPRKQCEFCPKAFYNAAVLIKHRRIHTGIKPYVCHVCQKAFTGNNNLKVHMRVHGEDLIKKKIKEDVNLKIFS; encoded by the exons atggagCATGTATGGGTGCATAAagaatataacaaatgttCTTTATGCTTTCAAAAATTTAGAGATTGGTGGCAGACATTGGCTCATAGAGCAGTGCATGAGGAAGATGGAAAATGTTGCTTAATTtgtaagaaaaagaagaaaagtaTAGCGTCTTTAGAATATCACTATAGAAAGGTACATTCAGGTGATGAG AATATTCAATTGGAGTGCAATATATGCTTTCAAAGATATGGTGATCCAAGAAAGTTAAGGAAACATCAGTTGCTATCACActcgaataaaaaatacacttgtGATTACTgtcaaaaaat ATTTTCTTACAGAaacagtataaaaatacacttgAAAACgcatttcaaagaaaaattgGTTCGATGTAAGCAATGCGATTTTGCATGTAACACAATTACCAGTCTTAAG agTCATACTTTACGTAAACATACAGCTGATAAAGTGTTCTGTAATGTATGTGCAAAGTGGCTTAAGGATCAGAAATCTTTGGACACCCATAAGTGCCGAGTGCAACAGCTACAAATTTGTCCTGTGTGTGGAAAGGAGCAGAAAAGT TTAAGCAGGCATATGGCATCTCATTCTACGGTGGCGCAATATAAATGCGACAAGTGTCCCGCTGCgtacaaaaataaaggttCTTTAAGAGAACACCTCGACAAACATGCGGGTATTCCTAGAAAACAATGTGAGTTTTGTCCGAAGGCCTTCTATAATGCTGCGGTGCTCATTAAACATCGTAGGATACATACAG GGATTAAACCATACGTGTGCCACGTTTGCCAGAAAGCATTTACAGGTAACAATAACTTAAAAGTGCATATGCGGGTACATGGAGAagacttaataaaaaagaagataaAGGAAGACGTGAATTTGaagatattttcataa
- the LOC119834254 gene encoding tyrosine-protein kinase transmembrane receptor Ror, with protein MKVVYIVVIVSILYKCQPVISKGEPLSLLKSNYSSEQKGWNIELDIYFAKTLAPLIKKAPGTDVRLKCEAIINFKKVEKFTKNKEGIETSLKELPPDHIIQNLIMNVKAYWLKDNRAIIENIKTKTKVDKTNRIIGTTLKIKNVTRSDEGNYTCVIKQNYEKKLTTRLIVDSDIVENNELSTSILPSNEDGNEFITDIKTTPNLVSEGMIAQDNVASKNLTVIQVLEPICQEYVGKVCKSHLSGQFVYIPYNTTQAALEDKLLKAFQVTKYSNEISSHCEQYALPSLCYSTFPICRHPFVTNEKYFIEARKIFKLHPDSEIGNINDIPKVIYDKLPNGLQPQLVNTTSIGIFNFRYNSTILRRVCKQDCEILENELCQTEYAIAKRHPHIGQQLTLEECQDLPEHDPGCLEIGIGTLILSDDECYWEDGSGYLGRVNVANNGMPCVAWSKQMNIRMSEYPELAGRHSYCRNPGGKKSQPWCVIDNDGKTEQLCDIPKCAHRIWIYILGVFFFLILIIGGFITCVLRRKRKGSASTIRDINLPNADKNIYGDSRLNSPIEMNDLLANQNNGSQPHLTRNVRGNGVLRVPQYSLSQIKFLEELGEGAFGKVYKGALKKNGETLYVAVKALKENASAKTKADFRREIDLISELTHENIVCIVGVALREEPLCMLFEFMARGDLHEFLMGRAPPSGKGLPPMRLLNIASNIASGMQYLASHHYVHRDLAARNCLVSDDFIVKISDFGLSRDIYSSDYYRVQSKSLLPVRWMPPESILYGKFTTESDIWSYGVVLWEIYSYGLQPYYGYSNQEVISMVRGGELLAAPAGCPPPMYALMRECWRHTPQRRPNFEEIVNRIQEWIQMGGCPETVPPDNSSACGFKPTSSRELQERVPLLPPHCSSSNGSLATGSLKKFSTAGSSRNDDNFSTCSEVPPLAPKTKKHSSGSLIDTDKVGTKETIVRIPNTHFGNEI; from the exons ATGAAAGTCGTTTATATCGTAGTTATTgttagtattttatacaagtGCCAACCTGTAATATCGAAGGGCGAGCCGTTATCGTTGCTTAAATCCAATTATTCTTCGGAACAAAAAGGATGGAATATAGAActcgatatttattttgccAAAACATTAGCACCTCTAATAAAGAAAGCACCAGGGACGGATGTTCGGTTAAAATGTGAggctattataaattttaagaaagtTGAGAAATtcactaaaaataaagaaggCATAGAGACATCTTTAAAGGAATTACCACCAGATcacataattcaaaatttaattatgaatgtgaaagcATATTGGTTAAAAGATAACAGAGctataattgaaaacataaagACCAAAACTAAAGTTGATAAAACAAATCGTATCATAGGcactactttaaaaataaaaaatgtaaccaGGTCTGATGAGGGCAATTATACATGTGTTATTAAGCAAAATTATGAGAAGAAATTAACTACAAGATTAATTGTTGACAGTGacattgtagaaaataatgaacTATCTACTTCTATATTGCCTAGTAATGAAGATggtaatgaatttataactgatataaaaacaacaccTAATTTGGTGTCAGAGGGAATGATTGCTCAAGACAATGTTGCAAGTAAGAATTTAACAGTAATTCAAGTGTTAGAGCCTATTTGCCAAGAGTATGTAGGAAAAGTGTGCAAGTCACATCTCAGCGgacaatttgtttatataccaTACAATACAACACAGGCAGCTTTAGAAGATAAGTTACTTAAAGCATTCCAAGTGACTAAATATTCTAATGAGATTAGTTCTCATTGTGAACAATATGCCCTTCCTAGTCTTTGTTACTCAACATTTCCGATATGTAGACATCCTTTTGTTacaaatgagaaatatttcattgaagctaggaagatatttaaattgcatCCTGACTCAGAAATTGGCAATATCAATGATATTCCAAAagttatatatgataaattacCGAATGGATTACAGCCTCAATTGGTGAATACTACATCTATAGGCATTTTCAACTTTAGATATAATTCAACAATTTTAAGACGAGTATGCAAACAAGATTGTGAGATATTAGAGAATGAACTCTGTCAAACAGAATATGCTATTGCGAAAAGACATCCACATATTGGACAACAGTTGACTCTAGAAGAATGCCAAGATTTGCCAGAACATGACCCTGGTTGCTTAGAAATTGGTATAGGCACTTTGATACTCTCTGATGATGAATGCTATTGGGAAGATGGTAGTGGATACTTAGGCAGGGTGAATGTAGCTAACAATGGAATGCCCTGTGTTGCATGGTCTAAACAGATGAACATTAGAATGTCAGAATATCCAGAATTAGCTGGTCGGCACAGCTATTGTAGGAACCCAGGTGGAAAGAAATCTCAGCCATGGTGTGTCATTGACAATGATGGCAAAACAGAACAGTTATGTGACATACCAAAGTGTGCTCATAGAATTTGGATATACATTCTTGGTGTATTCTTTTTCCTTATTCTAATAATTGGTGGCTTTATAACATGTGTCCTGAGAAGAAAACGAAAAGGTAGTGCATCCACTATAAGGGATATAAACTTACCAAAtgcagataaaaatatatatggagACTCAAGGCTTAATTCTCCAATAGAAATGAATGATTTGCTGGCAAATCAGAACAATGGTAGTCAGCCTCATTTGACTAGAAATGTTAGAGGAAATGGTGTTCTTCGAGTACCTCAATATTCCTTATCTCAGATCAAGTTTCTTGAAGAATTGGGTGAGGGGGCATTTGGTAAAGTCTACAAAGGCGCGCTTAAAAAGAATGGAGAAACACTATATGTTGCAGTGAAGGCATTGAAGGAAAATGCATCAGCAAAAACGAAAGCTGACTTTAGACgagaaattgatttaatttcagaGCTGACACATGAAAATATAGTTTGTATTGTAGGAGTTGCTTTACGAGAGGAGCCATTGTGTATGCTGTTTGAATTCATGGCTCGTGGAGATCTGCATGAGTTTTTAATGGGCAGAGCACCACCATCTGGAAAAGGATTGCCCCCTATGCGCTTGCTAAACATTGCAAGTAACATAGCCTCTGGAATGCAGTACCTTGCCTCTCATCACTATGTTCATAGAGACTTGGCAGCTAGAAATTGTTTAGTTTCGGATGAtttcattgttaaaatatcCGATTTTGGTTTATCAAGGGATATCTACAGTTCTGATTATTACAGA gttCAATCAAAGAGCTTACTTCCTGTGCGTTGGATGCCGCCAGAATCTATTCTGTATGGTAAATTTACTACAGAAAGTGATATATGGTCCTATGGTGTTGTATTATGGGAGATCTACAGCTATGGACTACAGCCATATTATgg GTATAGCAACCAGGAGGTGATATCGATGGTGCGTGGGGGTGAGCTGTTAGCGGCTCCAGCTGGCTGTCCGCCGCCCATGTACGCGCTTATGCGTGAGTGCTGGAGACACACGCCGCAGAGACGACCGAACTTTGAAGAAATTGTTAACAG GATTCAAGAATGGATCCAAATGGGAGGTTGCCCAGAAACGGTCCCGCCCGATAACAGTAGCGCGTGCGGCTTCAAACCAACGTCCAGTCGGGAGCTGCAAGAGAGAGTGCCCCTACTTCCACCTCACTGCTCCTCGTCAAATGGCTCGCTGGCTACGggcagtttaaaaaaattcagcaCTGCAGGTAGTTCGAGAAATGACGACAACTTCTCCACTTGCAGCGAGGTACCCCCCCTTGCGCCGAAAACTAAAAAGCACAGTTCCGGTTCTTTGATAGATACAGATAAAGTAGGCACTAAAGAAACGATCGTCCGAATACCTAACACTCATTTTggtaatgaaatttag